The segment ATTACAGGTCCATTTGATGGTGTTGTACGTAGTTTACTTGTTTGTATTTATGAGCTAGGCGTTAACGAAATCTTTATCATTGGTCATCACGAATGTGGTATGGCAAAAACTACGGCAAAAGATCTAACAGAAAAAATGTTGGCTCGTGGTATTGCACCAGAAGCGATTCATATGGTCCGTAAAGAAATGGAACGCTGGGCAGATGGATTTACACACCCTGCTGAAAATGTAGAAGACACAGTAGACGAATTGCGTATGAATCCTTTGATTCCGAAAGACGTACCTATTCACGGTCTTATCTTCCATCCTAGAACCGGTGAAATTGAAGTCATCGTTAATGGCTATACACAAATGAAACAATATTATGAAAAATAATAGATAAATCTTTTGATAGAGGTATTGTGAATTGAGCAATATAGATAGACTAGATACATTCGAGGTAGCGTGTAAACATTTTCTTGAGGACTTTTCAAATTTTAAAAATCTTATTTCTACTCAAATTAAATCGTTAGATGACCTAGAATGGTCTTTTGATAAAGGCTCCACTAAGGTTTGTAGTGCTGACGAAAAGGGCTTAAAAAAACGATGCAAAGTTGGCATAACATATAGACTACAGGTTGAATTATCTCAAGTTGATACGGAAATTATTTGGTCAGAATTTAGTCGATTTTGGGGTGCTACTACTTTA is part of the Veillonella nakazawae genome and harbors:
- a CDS encoding beta-class carbonic anhydrase; protein product: MSLLDDILAHNREYVEDQNTGYVETDTKCSKMPSREMAIVTCMDTRLVNFLEDSMDIGRGEAKIVKTAGNCITGPFDGVVRSLLVCIYELGVNEIFIIGHHECGMAKTTAKDLTEKMLARGIAPEAIHMVRKEMERWADGFTHPAENVEDTVDELRMNPLIPKDVPIHGLIFHPRTGEIEVIVNGYTQMKQYYEK